One Nostoc sp. CENA543 genomic window, TTCCAAGCTGCTTCAGTAAAAATAATTTGCTCATGGGCAGGGGCATGATGAGAAATTACATACTGCATTACCTGATCTAAATTTTTACCGAAAGTCGAGTAATAATCAATGAAACTATCAGGTAAGCCTTTCATTTCAATATTGCCACTTTGCCCTGGCTGACCATGTAAATAAATACTCCAGTGTTGGCTAGCAAATAAATCTCCGGCCGCATCCATGTAGTAGGAGCAGAGTTTTCTTTGTGAAGGAGCGTTAGCTATTTGCTCAATTAATGCCTGTAACGCGTAAGACATGAATCAAAGTGTACTCAACTGGGTAATTGTCAGCCAAAATATCCAATTCTAGGATAACTGTATTCATCACAGTCTGGGAAATAACAGTATGTCAAGTGTAAAACACACAATCGGTTTAGTCATTTATCCTGATATGACCCAGTTAGATATTACAGGGCCGCATCAAGTTTTTTCAATGATGCCTGATACTCAAGTTTTGCTGTTGTGGAAAAACTTAGAACCTGTTGTCAGCAATGGGTTAGCAATTTTACCGACTACTACTTTTGCTGAATGTCCGCAACTCGATGTTTTATGTGTTCCTGGTGGGGCGATGGGAACTGTAGAGATGATGCAAGATGCGGAAATGCTGGAGTTTCTGCAAAAGCAAGCACAAACAACTAAGTATGTTACAGCTGTGTGTACAGGTTCGCTAATTTTAGCGGCTGCGGGTTTACTGCAAGGATATCGTGCAGCTTGTCATTGGGCTTTTCGGGAACAGTTGGCCTCAATGGGTGTAGAAGTCAGTCACGAACGAGTGGTGATAGACCGCGATGGAAGGATCACAGGCGGCGGTGTCACCGCAGGGATTGATTTCGCTCTCACTATTGCTGCTGTTTTGCGTGGGGAAGATACGGCTAAATTTCTGGAATTATTGTTGGAATATAACCCTGCACCACCTTTTGGGGTTGGTTCACCAGAAAAAGCCGATTCTCAATTGAAAAAAGCTGTGTTAGACATGGGCAAACCGTTAATTGCCGCCGCAGATGCAGCCAGTCAACAAGCTGCTGCTCGTTTCAGATAATGCAGTCTGACCGCTCAAACAACATAAAAAAACCCCGCCCCATAAACTGGGGTGGGGAAGAGGAGGATCAAAATTAGGTATATTTTTCGCGCCTTTGCGTCTCTGCGCGAAACAAAACTCATTCCCAATCAACAACGCTAACCTGCACGCTGCTCTGTTAACACTTGATAAGCATAATTGAAGTCATCGTTGGAAATCTTAATTTCAGTCGGATCTGCTAGACCTTCCGCACGGAAACGACGAATAGCTTCTACAGCCGCTTGATTGCTAAGTAAAGTTAAATCTGCACCGTTCCAATCTTTCGTCATCTCTGCCCAATAGTTCAAATCCACATTGTCTAGTGGTCTTCCTTGACAATGGACTTGCAAAATCGCCAGACGACTAGCCAAGTCTGGTAAATCAACTTTCATCTGTAAATCCAAGCGTCCGGCGCGTAACAAAGCTGGGTCAAGAGCATCAGGTCTATTGGTCGCACCAATCACGAGGATAGTGCTACCTACTTCTATCCCATCCAACTCAGTCAGTAATTGTCCAACGATGCGATCGCTCACTCCTGAATCCCCACTAAAACTACCGCGTGCGGGGGCTAAGGTGTCGATTTCATCAATAAAGACTACGCAAGGTTCTGCTTGACGGGCTTTGGCAAATAATTCTCGCACCGCCTGTTCACTCGCGCCTACCCAACGACTCATTAATTCTGGGCCATTGACACCAATAAAGTTGGCTCTCGCTTGGGAAGCGACGGCTTTGGCTAACAAAGTTTTACCTGTTCCTGGAGGCCCCCACAACAAAATCCCTTTGGGTGCTAGGGCTTTGGTTTGTAAATAAAGTTCTGGATAGAGTAACGCCCCTTCGACAGATTCCCGTAAGGTTTGTTTAATGTTATCCAAACCGCCAATATCATCCCAAGCAATTTGAGGAACTTCTACTTCTACACTTCGTAGGACAGCCGGTTTGATTTCTTTGAGGGCTTGTAAGAAATCGGCTGCACTTATTGTCATATTCTCTGGAATCTCGCCATCTATAGAAGGGACTTGACGACGTAAAGCAGTGTAAGCAGCCTTTTGACAGACAGCTTTCAAATCAGCCCCGACAAATCCCACCGCCCGTTCTGCGATCGCATCTAAATCAACGGCTGCTTCTAAAGGCATCGAACGAGTGAGGATTTGCAATATTTCTTTGCGTCCTTTGACATCAGGGACGCGGAATTGTACTTCTCGGTCAAACCTTCCTGGACGACGCAACGCCGGATCAAGATGGTCGGGACGGTTAGTGGCTGCCAACACAATCACGCCTTGACTTTGGGAAAAACCATCCATCAAACTCAATAATTGAGCAACTAGACGTTTTTCCACTTCCCCTTCTACCGCACTGCGATCGGGTGCTAAACTATCGATTTCGTCAATAAAGATAATACAAGGAGCATTTTTCGCGGCTTTTTCAAAAATCCCCCGCAGTCTTTGTTCCGCCTCTCCATAGTATTTACTGATGACTTCCGGCCCTACTAAAGCAATGTAGTTCACACCCAATTCTTCAGCTAAAGCGCGCGCCGTCAGAGTTTTTCCCGTCCCAGGAGGGCCAACTAACAATACGCCTCTTGTTGCTTCAAGTCCCAATTTCGCCAATAAGTCGGGACGTTTTAAGGGTATGGCAATTAACTCTTTGAGTTCTTTGAGAACCTCTCCCAATCCCCCCACATCCTTTAACGTATAGTCTACAGAGCTATGGGGTGGGACAACTTCAGCCTCATCACCATTCCCACTATTAGAACTAGGCGCAGCTGGAGTGCGAAACCGACTAGTACCGACATCATTACCCATATTGCTAGGACGCGGTATCGTCCCATAGCGGGGAATACTACTCATCGGACGTGAATTAATCTGCACATCCGTCTTAATTTCTCCCTTCTCAATTTTCTCTTCTAAAGTTTTTACCAAATCTAATAATTGCTCAAAGCCTTTGAAAAATTCACTCATACAATCACTCCCAAAATTGACTAATAATTCAGCGTTTATTTGTAGTTAATTCCTCAACTTCAAATAAAAGATTCGCCGCCCCCTTAATTCGGGCAAGAGGCTCAACAGAGCGAGGCAAGTTCGGTAAACGAATCATAATTTGCTCTGGAAATAAACTTTCATCGATTTTCACCTCTTGACGGTAGCGATTCTGCACTACATAACGCTGACTCACACCCATATTTTTCAGGGATGCTGTTAAGCGAATGTGTTCAGATATAATTGCTGCTTCTGATTGAATCACGCCCACAAATTGCGTATGTTGGGGATTTTTTAATTTCTTTTGTGCTTGGACAACTTGTTGTCGTAGTCCTCTTAATCGTCCAATAAAATCTACTCTACCCAAAACATTTTGATATTTAATCCACAGTTTAAATATCCAAGATAACCAATCACTTAAAGCCGATGGCATTTCTAAAAATCGCATCAAGTGACCTGTAGGTGCTGTATCTAAAATAATTAAATCTTGCTGATTGCTATCTAATAAATCCATCACTGTTACAAGGGACAACATCTCATCAATCCCTGGTAAAGCTTGGGACATAATTTGTCTCCAAGCTTCTGGAACATAGGCAATATTTACCGTTGTATCTGTTTGTGAACCTTCGCCGCTAATCATATCTGCTAATTCCCACAGATAATCAGCCCGGAATTGTTCTAAAACTTGATTAGCATCGATTTCTTGTCCACTCAAGTTATGTGTCAAAGATATCGGTTCATGACCTAAATCTTTTCCAAAAGCATCCCCTAAAGAATGGGCTGGATCTATAGAAATCACACGGATTTTCTTATCTGGATGTCTTTCAGCACAAGCCCAGGCTATACCAGCAGCTACCGTTGTTTTACCAACACCTCCTTTACCCCCAATAATAATTAATTGACATCCTTCATTCACAAAATCTGTAAAGCTAGGTAAAATTTTAGCCGGCCAATGAACTTCCGGTGCTGCTACTAGTTCCACACTCTGAATTTTTTGAATTTGCGCTGCTAAAGCATCTAAAGATACTCCACCCAATGGTTCTACTCTCTGTTGGGGAACGGTAAATACAGGCTGTTGATTCACCAGATGTAAGTATTTATCCAGGAGATTTTGCTGTTCGGCGTAACGGTCAGGTTCGATTTCTGCGTTGGTTAATATTCTATTAATAAATAAACCAGCAAATGGTACTTCTAGGGTGGCTAAACTGTCAATAAAACGCTCAGTTTCTAAAAGACACATCGGCTCAGAAATACCCACAACTAAGCAACCTGTAAATTTCTCATCTTGCAGCAAGCGTCTACCTTCTGCTAGTTGAGTCTTCATTTCTACTAAAAAGTCATCGACTTCATCAGCTGTATAACTACCTGTAAAACTTCTAGTAATGACGCGGTGTTTTTCTTGAAATAATTCTAAAGAATTTAAGATAACATCTAAAAAATCTTTTA contains:
- a CDS encoding DJ-1/PfpI family protein, coding for MSSVKHTIGLVIYPDMTQLDITGPHQVFSMMPDTQVLLLWKNLEPVVSNGLAILPTTTFAECPQLDVLCVPGGAMGTVEMMQDAEMLEFLQKQAQTTKYVTAVCTGSLILAAAGLLQGYRAACHWAFREQLASMGVEVSHERVVIDRDGRITGGGVTAGIDFALTIAAVLRGEDTAKFLELLLEYNPAPPFGVGSPEKADSQLKKAVLDMGKPLIAAADAASQQAAARFR
- a CDS encoding AAA family ATPase codes for the protein MSEFFKGFEQLLDLVKTLEEKIEKGEIKTDVQINSRPMSSIPRYGTIPRPSNMGNDVGTSRFRTPAAPSSNSGNGDEAEVVPPHSSVDYTLKDVGGLGEVLKELKELIAIPLKRPDLLAKLGLEATRGVLLVGPPGTGKTLTARALAEELGVNYIALVGPEVISKYYGEAEQRLRGIFEKAAKNAPCIIFIDEIDSLAPDRSAVEGEVEKRLVAQLLSLMDGFSQSQGVIVLAATNRPDHLDPALRRPGRFDREVQFRVPDVKGRKEILQILTRSMPLEAAVDLDAIAERAVGFVGADLKAVCQKAAYTALRRQVPSIDGEIPENMTISAADFLQALKEIKPAVLRSVEVEVPQIAWDDIGGLDNIKQTLRESVEGALLYPELYLQTKALAPKGILLWGPPGTGKTLLAKAVASQARANFIGVNGPELMSRWVGASEQAVRELFAKARQAEPCVVFIDEIDTLAPARGSFSGDSGVSDRIVGQLLTELDGIEVGSTILVIGATNRPDALDPALLRAGRLDLQMKVDLPDLASRLAILQVHCQGRPLDNVDLNYWAEMTKDWNGADLTLLSNQAAVEAIRRFRAEGLADPTEIKISNDDFNYAYQVLTEQRAG
- a CDS encoding ArsA family ATPase, which codes for MKYYDSLNLVMFSGKGGVGKTTLACSFARYWAREFPQEKILLLSTDPAHSLGDVLLTEVKDIALPLTDLPNLSVQALDAEKLLLEFKGKYSRFLELLVERGSLADGDDLAPVWDLDWPGLNELMGLLEIQRLLAEKEADRVVVDMAPSGHTLNLLRLKDFLDVILNSLELFQEKHRVITRSFTGSYTADEVDDFLVEMKTQLAEGRRLLQDEKFTGCLVVGISEPMCLLETERFIDSLATLEVPFAGLFINRILTNAEIEPDRYAEQQNLLDKYLHLVNQQPVFTVPQQRVEPLGGVSLDALAAQIQKIQSVELVAAPEVHWPAKILPSFTDFVNEGCQLIIIGGKGGVGKTTVAAGIAWACAERHPDKKIRVISIDPAHSLGDAFGKDLGHEPISLTHNLSGQEIDANQVLEQFRADYLWELADMISGEGSQTDTTVNIAYVPEAWRQIMSQALPGIDEMLSLVTVMDLLDSNQQDLIILDTAPTGHLMRFLEMPSALSDWLSWIFKLWIKYQNVLGRVDFIGRLRGLRQQVVQAQKKLKNPQHTQFVGVIQSEAAIISEHIRLTASLKNMGVSQRYVVQNRYRQEVKIDESLFPEQIMIRLPNLPRSVEPLARIKGAANLLFEVEELTTNKR